A region of Salmo salar chromosome ssa17, Ssal_v3.1, whole genome shotgun sequence DNA encodes the following proteins:
- the LOC106576231 gene encoding transcription termination factor 1 isoform X1 codes for MPKKRCTFPAVSFWSQRFHFPHVFNQIEKTGYAVATMLRTSTSTEQGASENSILLEMSRISPLLFEDTPELISSVAPDTVEGCKKAKKKKKKTKALSEQGPEEPAIEHNQKDGHQLTVEKRGEEPKHKEQTVTELEVVEKERKKLKKRKQEKQLNVVQDEMEVPDPEEQTGGKTKKKSKNLPTQQVGAEGVTADEKNMNSRKKKRRHNDIEPEPRIDCVLSKAAVDVSAVTAPDEARKSKKKHKNRQTELEEGAESRRTVSRTADDPEIIELHTETVKRGKSMVTEAEENVKEKRKRKKKHKESDLNDCPDKADLPGIKEQTERKLKSKRSKTDGGSTAVEGSGRKKKHSRESDKGLDSVHSAEDVLDLAVPNDNRTHDAGTNGETEEGAHSVMVETGTQHNNPSLKEETLCVDDWQALNDLKEFIPNVESKSVDEINKMIKYDLDRFKEFRRQGLSLRSGRFNAQENEQLKSNVYDFLALTGIQSGSMLFHPQRFKEEEGNIKKLKRQHRFHERIAEGIPRPWHQVYIRGRKLFDGSNYKGRFTEEELHSLKKLQTLHGNKWATISQLTGRSESSLEKRFAQMSANKGAWTEEELKRLMEAVRKHLVGQAEPGSGPATIRKEKLYSNIPWRDVCQTVETRHWLQCRIKWLAVLKHKMAYGQPVFNGGTNSLQGKVDLIKALNAMQIEDAADIDWEEIAYIIGNVTPRYVQTHYYRLKVANVPLWESMSFCEIIDFLNSRVLPKFEERLQVRLKSGKVVSRNDPQELFLLSEIFDNEDSDYYSEVQNS; via the exons ATGCCGAAGAAGAGATGTACCTTTCCGGCTGTGTCGTTTTGGTCGCAACGGTTCCACTTTCCACACGTGTTCAACCAG ATAGAGAAAACAGGTTATGCTGTAGCCACCATGCTGAGGACTTCAACATCCACCGAACAAGGGGCAAGTGAGAATTCCATATTGCTTGAGATGTCTCGAATATCCCCTCTTCTATTTGAAGACACTCCTGAATTAATCTCATCAGTGGCACCTGATACAGTCGAGGGATGCAAAAAagccaaaaagaagaagaaaaagactaAAGCACTATCTGAACAGGGACCAGAAGAACCAGCAATTGAGCATAATCAAAAGGATGGTCACCAGTTGACAGTAGAGAAAAGGGGTGAAGAACCTAAACATAAAGAGCAAACAGTGACCGAGCTGGAagtggtggagaaagagaggaagaaactCAAAAAAAGAAAGCAAGAGAAGCAGCTAAATGTTGTTCAAGATGAAATGGAGGTACCAGATCCTGAGGAACAAACTGGTGGGAAAACAAAGAAAAAGTCAAAGAATCTTCCAACACAACAGGTGGGAGCGGAGGGAGTGACTGCTGATGAGAAGAATATGAATAGCCGGAAGAAAAAGAGAAGACATAATGACATTGAGCCAGAACCGAGGATAGACTGTGTCCTCTCAAAGGCTGCAGTAGACGTTTCAGCTGTAACTGCACCAGATGAGGCCAGAAAGAGTAAGAAGAAGCACAAGAACAGACAAACAGAACTTGAGGAGGGAGCGGAAAGCCGTCGGACAGTTTCAAGAACAGCAGATGATCCAGAAATCATAGAACTGCACACTGAAACAGTCAAGAGAGGTAAAAGTATGGTAACTGAGGCAGAGGAGAATGTAAAAGAGAAGAGGAAACGAAAGAAAAAACACAAAGAGAGTGATCTGAATGATTGTCCAGATAAAGCAGACCTTCCTGGTATAAAAGAACAAACTGAAAGAAAATTGAAGTCAAAGAGGTCGAAAACAGATGGAGGGTCTACAGCTGTGGAGGGCAGCGGGAGAAAGAAAAAACACAGCAGAGAGTCAGACAAGGGACTGGACAGTGTCCACTCTGCAGAAGATGTTTTGGATTTAGCTGTTCCAAATGACAACAGGACTCATGATGCTGGAACAAACGGTGAGACAGAGGAGGGTGCCCATTCAGTCATGGTTGAGACAGGGACCCAACACAACAATCCCAGCCTAAAGGAAGAAACTCTATG TGTGGACGACTGGCAGGCTCTGAATGATCTCAAAGAGTTCATTCCAAATGTTGAGTCAAAGTCGGTTGACGAGATCAATAAGATGATAAAGTATGATCTTGATCGATTCAAGGAATTCCGAAGACAAG GCCTTTCCCTGCGAAGTGGAAGATTCAATGCACAGGAGAACGAACAACTCAAGAGTAACGTCTACGACTTCCTGGCTCTCACTGGGATTCAGAGTGGCTCTATGCTCTTCCATCCACAGCGCTTCAAAGAGGAAGAAGGAAATATCAAGAAATTGAAGAGGCAGCACAGATTCCATGAAAGAATAG CTGAAGGAATACCCAGGCCTTGGCATCAAGTCTATATACGTGGGAGGAAATTATTTGATGGCAGCAACTACAAGGGCAG GTTCACCGAAGAAGAACTTCACTCTTTGAAGAAATTGCAGACGTTGCACGGCAACAAGTGGGCGACGATCTCGCAGTTGACTGGCCGGAGCGAATCGTCCCTAGAGAAACGTTTCGCTCAAATGT CTGCAAACAAAGGTGCGTGGACCGAGGAAGAACTGAAAAGACTAATGGAAGCTGTGCGGAAGCACCTGGTGGGACAGGCAGAGCCTGGCAGTGGACCAGCCACCATCAGGAAAGAGAAGCTGTACAGCAACATCCCCTGGAGAGATGTGTGCCAGACGGTTGAAACGCGCCACTGGTTGCAGTGTCGAATAAAATG GTTGGCTGTTTTGAAGCACAAAATGGCATATGGACAACCAGTATTCAATGGCGGCACAAATTCCTTACAGGGCAAAGTGGATTTGATCAAAGC GTTGAATGCAATGCAGATAGAAGATGCTGCAGATATCGACTGGGAAGAAATTGCTTACATAATTGG GAATGTCACGCCGCGCTACGTACAGACACACTACTACAGGCTAAAGGTAGCCAACGTTCCATTGTGGGAGAGCATGTCCTTCTGTG AGATCATCGACTTCCTCAACAGTAGAGTTCTCCCCAAATTTGAAGAGCGCCTCCAAGTTCGGTTAAAATCAGGAAAGGTGGTGTCCAGAAACGATCCTCAAgagctcttcctcctctctgagATCTTTGATAATGAGGACAGCGACTACTACAGCGAGGTTCAGAACAGTTGA
- the LOC106576231 gene encoding transcription termination factor 1 isoform X3, producing MLRTSTSTEQGASENSILLEMSRISPLLFEDTPELISSVAPDTVEGCKKAKKKKKKTKALSEQGPEEPAIEHNQKDGHQLTVEKRGEEPKHKEQTVTELEVVEKERKKLKKRKQEKQLNVVQDEMEVPDPEEQTGGKTKKKSKNLPTQQVGAEGVTADEKNMNSRKKKRRHNDIEPEPRIDCVLSKAAVDVSAVTAPDEARKSKKKHKNRQTELEEGAESRRTVSRTADDPEIIELHTETVKRGKSMVTEAEENVKEKRKRKKKHKESDLNDCPDKADLPGIKEQTERKLKSKRSKTDGGSTAVEGSGRKKKHSRESDKGLDSVHSAEDVLDLAVPNDNRTHDAGTNGETEEGAHSVMVETGTQHNNPSLKEETLCVDDWQALNDLKEFIPNVESKSVDEINKMIKYDLDRFKEFRRQGLSLRSGRFNAQENEQLKSNVYDFLALTGIQSGSMLFHPQRFKEEEGNIKKLKRQHRFHERIAEGIPRPWHQVYIRGRKLFDGSNYKGRFTEEELHSLKKLQTLHGNKWATISQLTGRSESSLEKRFAQMSANKGAWTEEELKRLMEAVRKHLVGQAEPGSGPATIRKEKLYSNIPWRDVCQTVETRHWLQCRIKWLAVLKHKMAYGQPVFNGGTNSLQGKVDLIKALNAMQIEDAADIDWEEIAYIIGNVTPRYVQTHYYRLKVANVPLWESMSFCEIIDFLNSRVLPKFEERLQVRLKSGKVVSRNDPQELFLLSEIFDNEDSDYYSEVQNS from the exons ATGCTGAGGACTTCAACATCCACCGAACAAGGGGCAAGTGAGAATTCCATATTGCTTGAGATGTCTCGAATATCCCCTCTTCTATTTGAAGACACTCCTGAATTAATCTCATCAGTGGCACCTGATACAGTCGAGGGATGCAAAAAagccaaaaagaagaagaaaaagactaAAGCACTATCTGAACAGGGACCAGAAGAACCAGCAATTGAGCATAATCAAAAGGATGGTCACCAGTTGACAGTAGAGAAAAGGGGTGAAGAACCTAAACATAAAGAGCAAACAGTGACCGAGCTGGAagtggtggagaaagagaggaagaaactCAAAAAAAGAAAGCAAGAGAAGCAGCTAAATGTTGTTCAAGATGAAATGGAGGTACCAGATCCTGAGGAACAAACTGGTGGGAAAACAAAGAAAAAGTCAAAGAATCTTCCAACACAACAGGTGGGAGCGGAGGGAGTGACTGCTGATGAGAAGAATATGAATAGCCGGAAGAAAAAGAGAAGACATAATGACATTGAGCCAGAACCGAGGATAGACTGTGTCCTCTCAAAGGCTGCAGTAGACGTTTCAGCTGTAACTGCACCAGATGAGGCCAGAAAGAGTAAGAAGAAGCACAAGAACAGACAAACAGAACTTGAGGAGGGAGCGGAAAGCCGTCGGACAGTTTCAAGAACAGCAGATGATCCAGAAATCATAGAACTGCACACTGAAACAGTCAAGAGAGGTAAAAGTATGGTAACTGAGGCAGAGGAGAATGTAAAAGAGAAGAGGAAACGAAAGAAAAAACACAAAGAGAGTGATCTGAATGATTGTCCAGATAAAGCAGACCTTCCTGGTATAAAAGAACAAACTGAAAGAAAATTGAAGTCAAAGAGGTCGAAAACAGATGGAGGGTCTACAGCTGTGGAGGGCAGCGGGAGAAAGAAAAAACACAGCAGAGAGTCAGACAAGGGACTGGACAGTGTCCACTCTGCAGAAGATGTTTTGGATTTAGCTGTTCCAAATGACAACAGGACTCATGATGCTGGAACAAACGGTGAGACAGAGGAGGGTGCCCATTCAGTCATGGTTGAGACAGGGACCCAACACAACAATCCCAGCCTAAAGGAAGAAACTCTATG TGTGGACGACTGGCAGGCTCTGAATGATCTCAAAGAGTTCATTCCAAATGTTGAGTCAAAGTCGGTTGACGAGATCAATAAGATGATAAAGTATGATCTTGATCGATTCAAGGAATTCCGAAGACAAG GCCTTTCCCTGCGAAGTGGAAGATTCAATGCACAGGAGAACGAACAACTCAAGAGTAACGTCTACGACTTCCTGGCTCTCACTGGGATTCAGAGTGGCTCTATGCTCTTCCATCCACAGCGCTTCAAAGAGGAAGAAGGAAATATCAAGAAATTGAAGAGGCAGCACAGATTCCATGAAAGAATAG CTGAAGGAATACCCAGGCCTTGGCATCAAGTCTATATACGTGGGAGGAAATTATTTGATGGCAGCAACTACAAGGGCAG GTTCACCGAAGAAGAACTTCACTCTTTGAAGAAATTGCAGACGTTGCACGGCAACAAGTGGGCGACGATCTCGCAGTTGACTGGCCGGAGCGAATCGTCCCTAGAGAAACGTTTCGCTCAAATGT CTGCAAACAAAGGTGCGTGGACCGAGGAAGAACTGAAAAGACTAATGGAAGCTGTGCGGAAGCACCTGGTGGGACAGGCAGAGCCTGGCAGTGGACCAGCCACCATCAGGAAAGAGAAGCTGTACAGCAACATCCCCTGGAGAGATGTGTGCCAGACGGTTGAAACGCGCCACTGGTTGCAGTGTCGAATAAAATG GTTGGCTGTTTTGAAGCACAAAATGGCATATGGACAACCAGTATTCAATGGCGGCACAAATTCCTTACAGGGCAAAGTGGATTTGATCAAAGC GTTGAATGCAATGCAGATAGAAGATGCTGCAGATATCGACTGGGAAGAAATTGCTTACATAATTGG GAATGTCACGCCGCGCTACGTACAGACACACTACTACAGGCTAAAGGTAGCCAACGTTCCATTGTGGGAGAGCATGTCCTTCTGTG AGATCATCGACTTCCTCAACAGTAGAGTTCTCCCCAAATTTGAAGAGCGCCTCCAAGTTCGGTTAAAATCAGGAAAGGTGGTGTCCAGAAACGATCCTCAAgagctcttcctcctctctgagATCTTTGATAATGAGGACAGCGACTACTACAGCGAGGTTCAGAACAGTTGA
- the LOC106576231 gene encoding transcription termination factor 1 isoform X2, translated as MIEKTGYAVATMLRTSTSTEQGASENSILLEMSRISPLLFEDTPELISSVAPDTVEGCKKAKKKKKKTKALSEQGPEEPAIEHNQKDGHQLTVEKRGEEPKHKEQTVTELEVVEKERKKLKKRKQEKQLNVVQDEMEVPDPEEQTGGKTKKKSKNLPTQQVGAEGVTADEKNMNSRKKKRRHNDIEPEPRIDCVLSKAAVDVSAVTAPDEARKSKKKHKNRQTELEEGAESRRTVSRTADDPEIIELHTETVKRGKSMVTEAEENVKEKRKRKKKHKESDLNDCPDKADLPGIKEQTERKLKSKRSKTDGGSTAVEGSGRKKKHSRESDKGLDSVHSAEDVLDLAVPNDNRTHDAGTNGETEEGAHSVMVETGTQHNNPSLKEETLCVDDWQALNDLKEFIPNVESKSVDEINKMIKYDLDRFKEFRRQGLSLRSGRFNAQENEQLKSNVYDFLALTGIQSGSMLFHPQRFKEEEGNIKKLKRQHRFHERIAEGIPRPWHQVYIRGRKLFDGSNYKGRFTEEELHSLKKLQTLHGNKWATISQLTGRSESSLEKRFAQMSANKGAWTEEELKRLMEAVRKHLVGQAEPGSGPATIRKEKLYSNIPWRDVCQTVETRHWLQCRIKWLAVLKHKMAYGQPVFNGGTNSLQGKVDLIKALNAMQIEDAADIDWEEIAYIIGNVTPRYVQTHYYRLKVANVPLWESMSFCEIIDFLNSRVLPKFEERLQVRLKSGKVVSRNDPQELFLLSEIFDNEDSDYYSEVQNS; from the exons ATG ATAGAGAAAACAGGTTATGCTGTAGCCACCATGCTGAGGACTTCAACATCCACCGAACAAGGGGCAAGTGAGAATTCCATATTGCTTGAGATGTCTCGAATATCCCCTCTTCTATTTGAAGACACTCCTGAATTAATCTCATCAGTGGCACCTGATACAGTCGAGGGATGCAAAAAagccaaaaagaagaagaaaaagactaAAGCACTATCTGAACAGGGACCAGAAGAACCAGCAATTGAGCATAATCAAAAGGATGGTCACCAGTTGACAGTAGAGAAAAGGGGTGAAGAACCTAAACATAAAGAGCAAACAGTGACCGAGCTGGAagtggtggagaaagagaggaagaaactCAAAAAAAGAAAGCAAGAGAAGCAGCTAAATGTTGTTCAAGATGAAATGGAGGTACCAGATCCTGAGGAACAAACTGGTGGGAAAACAAAGAAAAAGTCAAAGAATCTTCCAACACAACAGGTGGGAGCGGAGGGAGTGACTGCTGATGAGAAGAATATGAATAGCCGGAAGAAAAAGAGAAGACATAATGACATTGAGCCAGAACCGAGGATAGACTGTGTCCTCTCAAAGGCTGCAGTAGACGTTTCAGCTGTAACTGCACCAGATGAGGCCAGAAAGAGTAAGAAGAAGCACAAGAACAGACAAACAGAACTTGAGGAGGGAGCGGAAAGCCGTCGGACAGTTTCAAGAACAGCAGATGATCCAGAAATCATAGAACTGCACACTGAAACAGTCAAGAGAGGTAAAAGTATGGTAACTGAGGCAGAGGAGAATGTAAAAGAGAAGAGGAAACGAAAGAAAAAACACAAAGAGAGTGATCTGAATGATTGTCCAGATAAAGCAGACCTTCCTGGTATAAAAGAACAAACTGAAAGAAAATTGAAGTCAAAGAGGTCGAAAACAGATGGAGGGTCTACAGCTGTGGAGGGCAGCGGGAGAAAGAAAAAACACAGCAGAGAGTCAGACAAGGGACTGGACAGTGTCCACTCTGCAGAAGATGTTTTGGATTTAGCTGTTCCAAATGACAACAGGACTCATGATGCTGGAACAAACGGTGAGACAGAGGAGGGTGCCCATTCAGTCATGGTTGAGACAGGGACCCAACACAACAATCCCAGCCTAAAGGAAGAAACTCTATG TGTGGACGACTGGCAGGCTCTGAATGATCTCAAAGAGTTCATTCCAAATGTTGAGTCAAAGTCGGTTGACGAGATCAATAAGATGATAAAGTATGATCTTGATCGATTCAAGGAATTCCGAAGACAAG GCCTTTCCCTGCGAAGTGGAAGATTCAATGCACAGGAGAACGAACAACTCAAGAGTAACGTCTACGACTTCCTGGCTCTCACTGGGATTCAGAGTGGCTCTATGCTCTTCCATCCACAGCGCTTCAAAGAGGAAGAAGGAAATATCAAGAAATTGAAGAGGCAGCACAGATTCCATGAAAGAATAG CTGAAGGAATACCCAGGCCTTGGCATCAAGTCTATATACGTGGGAGGAAATTATTTGATGGCAGCAACTACAAGGGCAG GTTCACCGAAGAAGAACTTCACTCTTTGAAGAAATTGCAGACGTTGCACGGCAACAAGTGGGCGACGATCTCGCAGTTGACTGGCCGGAGCGAATCGTCCCTAGAGAAACGTTTCGCTCAAATGT CTGCAAACAAAGGTGCGTGGACCGAGGAAGAACTGAAAAGACTAATGGAAGCTGTGCGGAAGCACCTGGTGGGACAGGCAGAGCCTGGCAGTGGACCAGCCACCATCAGGAAAGAGAAGCTGTACAGCAACATCCCCTGGAGAGATGTGTGCCAGACGGTTGAAACGCGCCACTGGTTGCAGTGTCGAATAAAATG GTTGGCTGTTTTGAAGCACAAAATGGCATATGGACAACCAGTATTCAATGGCGGCACAAATTCCTTACAGGGCAAAGTGGATTTGATCAAAGC GTTGAATGCAATGCAGATAGAAGATGCTGCAGATATCGACTGGGAAGAAATTGCTTACATAATTGG GAATGTCACGCCGCGCTACGTACAGACACACTACTACAGGCTAAAGGTAGCCAACGTTCCATTGTGGGAGAGCATGTCCTTCTGTG AGATCATCGACTTCCTCAACAGTAGAGTTCTCCCCAAATTTGAAGAGCGCCTCCAAGTTCGGTTAAAATCAGGAAAGGTGGTGTCCAGAAACGATCCTCAAgagctcttcctcctctctgagATCTTTGATAATGAGGACAGCGACTACTACAGCGAGGTTCAGAACAGTTGA